In one window of Prionailurus bengalensis isolate Pbe53 chromosome B3, Fcat_Pben_1.1_paternal_pri, whole genome shotgun sequence DNA:
- the ARRDC4 gene encoding arrestin domain-containing protein 4: MGGEAGSAAAVGSEGRVKSLGLVFEDERKGCYSSGETVAGHVLLEAAEPVALRALRLEAHGRATAAWGPSPGATAPAAASEVEYLNVRLSLREPPAGEGILLLQPGKHEFPFSFQLPSEPLVTSFSGKYGSIQYCVRAVLERPKVPDQSVKRELQVISHIDVNTPALLTPVLKTQEKMVGCWFFTSGPVSLSAKIERKGYCNGEAIPIYAEIENCSSRLIVPKAAIFQTQTYLASGKTKTVRHMVANVRGNHIASGGTDTWHGKTLKIPPVTPSILDCCIIRVDYSLAVYIHIPGAKKLMLELPLVIGTIPYNGFGSRNSSTASRFSMDMSWLTLTLPEQPEAPPNYADVVSEEEFSRHVPPYPQPPDCEGEACCPMFACVQQFRFQPPPLYSEVDPHPADVEETQPVSFIL; the protein is encoded by the exons ATGGGCGGCGAGGCAGGGTCCGCGGCGGCCGTGGGCTCCGAGGGCCGCGTGAAGAGCCTGGGTCTGGTGTTCGAGGATGAGCGCAAGGGCTGCTACTCGAGCGGCGAGACGGTGGCGGGACACGTGCTGCTGGAGGCGGCCGAGCCGGTGGCCCTGCGGGCGCTGCGCCTGGAGGCCCACGGCCGAGCCACCGCCGCCTGGGGCCCGAGCCCCGGCGCCACCGCCCCCGCCGCCGCGTCGGAGGTGGAGTACCTGAACGTGCGCCTGAGCCTGCGCGAGCCCCCGGCCG gtgaAGGCATCCTCTTATTACAGCCTGGAAAACATGAATTTCCATTTAGCTTTCAGCTCCCATCTGA ACCTTTAGTAACCTCATTCAGCGGGAAATACGGAAGTATTCAGTACTGCGTGAGAGCAGTTTTGGAACGACCCAAGGTACCTGATCAGAGTGTGAAGCGGGAACTTCAGGTTATTAGTCACATCGATGTCAACACACCAGCATTATTA aCCCCTGTATTGAAAACTCAAGAGAAAATGGTTGGCTGTTGGTTTTTCACTTCTGGTCCAGTCTCGCTGAGTGCCAAAATTGAAAGGAAGGGATACTGTAATG gaGAAGCTATTCCAATCTATGCGGAGATAGAGAATTGTTCCTCCCGCCTCATCGTTCCCAAAGCTGCCATTTTCCAAACGCAGACGTATTTGGCCAGCGGGAAGACAAAGACCGTCCGGCACATGGTCGCCAACGTGCGAGGAAACCACATCGCCTCTGGGGGCACCGACACGTGGCACGGGAAGACTCTAAAAATTCCGCCTGTTACTCCATCCATCCTGGATTGCTGCATTATCAGAGTAGACTATTCCTTAGCT GTGTATATTCACATTCCTGGTGCTAAAAAACTGATGCTCGAGCTTCCCTTAGTGATTGGCACAATCCCATATAACGGTTTTGGGAGCAGAAACTCCAGCACCGCCAGCCGGTTCAGCATGGACATGAGCTGGCTGACGCTGACGCTGCCAGAGCAGCCGGAAG CGCCACCCAATTATGCAGACGTGGTGTCCGAGGAAGAATTCTCTCGACACGTCCCTCCTTACCCTCAGCCCCCTGACTGTGAGGGAGAAGCATGCTGCCCTATGTTTGCCTGCGTACAGCAATTCCGCTTCCAGCCTCCCCCTCTCTATTCAGAG GTTGATCCTCACCCTGCTGATGTAGAAGAGACCCAGCCTGTGTCCTTCATTCTCTga